The genomic stretch GGTCCGGTCGAGGCGGGCCTGGTCAAAATTACAACCGCTAAAGTCTAAGCCAGTTAAGTTAATTTCGGATAAATCTAGGCCAGTAAAATCCTGGGCCGGGCCAGCCGCCAAACGCACCTTCACATCTTGACGGGTGAGCCGATTGGGCAACATTCCTTCACCTAGCTGGGTAGCTCATAAACAGTCCCATCGGGCATGGTTGTCTTGTCCAAAACGGCCTCGAGCAATTCCGGCCGCAAGGCATCTGCCCCCAATAAATCCGCCCCCGTCAGATCCGTGCAGTCAAAATTTGCCCCCCGCAGCTTTGCCCCCCGCAGATTTGTTCCCCGCATAATCGCACAACTCAACACCGCCCGCCGTAAATTGGCCTTGGGTAATTGCGCCCCCATCAGGTTAGAACTACTCACCAAGGCATTACTCAGATCTGCTTCAGTTAAGTTAGCCGCACTTAAATCCGCCCCCAAAATTTTGGCTGAGACGAGATTGGCCTGGGTAAAGTTACAACCAATTAAATCGGCCCCATTCAGTACCGCCCCGGCCAAGTTGGAACCGGTAAAGTCAGTATCGTTCACTTCTTCGAGGGTCAAATCCACTCGCCGCAGATCCAGGCCAGAAAAGTCCCGTTCACCAGCGCGCCAGCGGAGGAAAAAATCACGAGTATTCAGGGCTTCCATAGGTTAGGGTGCAGAAGGAGGGGACAGTTGCCAACCGGGCTTAATCACTTGACGGGCGCGGGCAATAACTAGGCTCTGGGCGGGAACATCTGCGGTTACGGTTGAACCTGCGGCGACAGTCACATCTTCACCTAATTCCACCGGAGCGACCAAAACAGAATTTGCCCCAGTTTTACTGCGATGTCCAATCACAGTGCGATGTTTGCGAACACCATCATAATTAGCGGTAATTGTCCCTGCCCCAATATTAACCTGATCGCCTAAGTGGGCATCCCCAAGATAGGACAGATGTGAGGCTTTGGTGTGATTGCCGAGGGTTGCTTGCTTGAGTTCAACAAAATTGCCAATCCGACAATGGCTGCCGATTTGACTGTGGCCGCGCAGATGAGCATAGGGGCCAATTTGGCTAGCTTCAGCAATTTGAGAGTCGGTAATCACAGAAAACTTGACAGAGACGTTGGCCGCAATTTGGCTATTTTCAATGTAGCTGCCTGGGCCAATTTGGGAACCGGAGCCGATGGAGGTTTGGCCTCGCAGATGAGTTTGGGGTTCCAAAATAACATCGGGGGCTAACTGCACGGTGTCGTCAATGGTAATGCTGTCGGGATCAATCAAGGTGACACCTGCCATCATCCAATATTGCTTAATCCGTCTTTGGAGGATTTGATAGGCGGCGGCTAATTGTTGCCGATCATTCACCCCCAGGATTTCTTCATAGTCCTCGACATCCATAGCCATGACTGGTTCTAGATCATTGACGGCATCGGTGAGATAGAACTCCTGCTGGTCGTTTTCGCTTTTTAGGTGAGGCAACACTTCCGCAAGTTCAGGGTAATGGAAGCAATAGACTCCAGCATTGATCCGGCGGTTTTGCTTTTGGGCCGCGGTGCAGTCTCGGTCTTCAACAATTTGCTTGACAATGTTATTCCCATCACAAATGACGCGACCATAGCCCTGGGGATCAGGAATTTGGGCTGTGAGGATGGTGGCGGCATTACCGTGGGCCTGGTGGGTTGTCAGTAATGCTCTGAGCGTTTCTCGCCGCAGCAGGGGCACATCCCCATTGAGTACCAGTAGATCCCCTGTAAAATTCTCCAGTAATGGCATGACCTGTTGGACGGCGTGACCTGTGCCTAATTGCTTGCTTTGGTCAACAAATTGGATCTGAGGTAGGTCTTGGAGGGCCTGGCGAACCATGTCCCCGGCATAACCGACAATCACAATTTTGTGAGTTGGGGCTAAATCGGCCACACTTTGAAAAACCCATTCGACTAATGAGCGGCCCCCAAGGGGATGGAGAACTTTCGGTAACTGAGACTTCATCCTGGTTCCCCGCCCGGCTGCCAGTACCGCTACGGCTATCATCATTTGTCCTCAACTGGGTTTGATTGTGATTTTACGGGGAATCGGCCTCAGTTTCTAGGGACAGACTGCGATGGTTGGGAAATTCTCAGGCCTGAGCCAATATTGGCATATCTGAAGATTTGACTTAAGAGTATAGCAAACATTAATTATTCATGAGAGCATACCATACATATAGCAGGCAGTAATGATTCGTGAGATTAGCTCGAGATTATTTGTGCCCGATAAATTTTGACTTAACCCTAGGCCTAAAGAAGGGCTACTCCTTGCCAAGGGCAGTGATGATCAAACATTCTCACAAATGAAGACGGATTGCTATATTGCGGAGTTTCTGAAGATACCCTGTGCAGAAGAGTCCCAGGCCTGGAATTTCGTAGATGGATCTACTATTCAAAAACCAAAACACGCCAGTCTATTTTGTGCCCATGCTTTTGGCGAGGAGTAGTGGATAAAATTAAGGAGTTGAGTCGCACCAGGGCCTAAGCAGCAATGTTTTCGTCTTTTTTACTGATCCCATGACCGTTATTACCAGCTCCCCTGACTTAAACATAAAAACTATTGCGGTGGTGGGTGATATTCACGAACTCTGGAACAGTGATGATACCACGGCCCTGAAGCTCTTAAATGTGGATGTCGCCCTTTTCGTTGGGGACTTTGGTAATGAAGCGGTGGCGGTTGTCCAAGGAATTGCGGCCATTGATCTACCTAAGGCAGTGGCGTTGGGAAATCATGATGCTTGGTACAGTGCCACGGATTGGGGCCGGAAAAAATGCCCTTACAATCGCCAAATTGAAGACCGAGTCCAGCAACAACTCGATTTACTTGGGGTGGCCCATGTTGGGTATGGCTATCGGGATTTTCCCAGTTGTGGGTTTGCAGTGGTGGGGGGACGGCCCTTTAGTTGGGGTGGGCCGGAGCTAAAAAATATTCACTACCTTCAGGAGCGATTTGGGATTCATAACTTATCGGAGTCCACAGCAGAGATCATCCAGGCCGCACGCCAGGCCCCGACTGATACCCTTTGGTTTATTTCCCACAATGGCCCGGCTGGTTTAGGGGATTACCCAGAATCTCCCTGTGGACGAGATTGGCAACCTTTGGGCGGAGATTTTGGTGATCCGGATTTAGCAGCGGCCATTCAGCAGTTAAAACAGGAGGGGAAACGGATTCCTTTAGTTGCCTTTGGTCATATGCATCACCGTTTACGACACCGGAATGATCGCCAACGCACCCCAATTGCCATTCATGGAGATACCATTTATCTCAATGCGGCGGTTTGTCCCCGAATGATCCAGGCCCAGAATCAAACATGGCGCACCTTTATGGTGGTCTTTTGGGATGGAGAACGAATTATGGACATTAACCAGGCCTGGGTGAATGTGAAGGATCAACGGATTCAACGCCAATCACTACTCCATCAAGCCAATTTACAACCCTTTCTCCCTCAAATCAGCACCATCGAAGAATTAAACTTATCCCTATGCCAGAAGCGATGATGTGGCTTTGAGAAGATAGGGTTCAAGTCGGATATTTGCTAAGTCAATATAGTGCTGATCTAACTCATAGCCCACATAATGGCGATTAGCAGTAATAGCCGCAATTGCAGTAGAACCACTTCCC from Pseudocalidococcus azoricus BACA0444 encodes the following:
- a CDS encoding pentapeptide repeat-containing protein, giving the protein MEALNTRDFFLRWRAGERDFSGLDLRRVDLTLEEVNDTDFTGSNLAGAVLNGADLIGCNFTQANLVSAKILGADLSAANLTEADLSNALVSSSNLMGAQLPKANLRRAVLSCAIMRGTNLRGAKLRGANFDCTDLTGADLLGADALRPELLEAVLDKTTMPDGTVYELPS
- the glmU gene encoding bifunctional UDP-N-acetylglucosamine diphosphorylase/glucosamine-1-phosphate N-acetyltransferase GlmU, with protein sequence MIAVAVLAAGRGTRMKSQLPKVLHPLGGRSLVEWVFQSVADLAPTHKIVIVGYAGDMVRQALQDLPQIQFVDQSKQLGTGHAVQQVMPLLENFTGDLLVLNGDVPLLRRETLRALLTTHQAHGNAATILTAQIPDPQGYGRVICDGNNIVKQIVEDRDCTAAQKQNRRINAGVYCFHYPELAEVLPHLKSENDQQEFYLTDAVNDLEPVMAMDVEDYEEILGVNDRQQLAAAYQILQRRIKQYWMMAGVTLIDPDSITIDDTVQLAPDVILEPQTHLRGQTSIGSGSQIGPGSYIENSQIAANVSVKFSVITDSQIAEASQIGPYAHLRGHSQIGSHCRIGNFVELKQATLGNHTKASHLSYLGDAHLGDQVNIGAGTITANYDGVRKHRTVIGHRSKTGANSVLVAPVELGEDVTVAAGSTVTADVPAQSLVIARARQVIKPGWQLSPPSAP
- a CDS encoding TIGR04168 family protein, which produces MTVITSSPDLNIKTIAVVGDIHELWNSDDTTALKLLNVDVALFVGDFGNEAVAVVQGIAAIDLPKAVALGNHDAWYSATDWGRKKCPYNRQIEDRVQQQLDLLGVAHVGYGYRDFPSCGFAVVGGRPFSWGGPELKNIHYLQERFGIHNLSESTAEIIQAARQAPTDTLWFISHNGPAGLGDYPESPCGRDWQPLGGDFGDPDLAAAIQQLKQEGKRIPLVAFGHMHHRLRHRNDRQRTPIAIHGDTIYLNAAVCPRMIQAQNQTWRTFMVVFWDGERIMDINQAWVNVKDQRIQRQSLLHQANLQPFLPQISTIEELNLSLCQKR